One region of Neisseria mucosa genomic DNA includes:
- the aroC gene encoding chorismate synthase gives MAGNTFGQLFTVTTFGESHGAGLGCIIDGCPPGLALAESDIQADLDRRKPGTSRHVTQRREADQVEILSGVFEGKTTGTPIALLIRNTDQRSKDYGNIATSFRPGHADYTYWHKYGTRDYRGGGRSSARETAARVAAGAVAKKWLKEKFGTEITAYVTQVGEKEIQFEGYEHISQNPFFAANQSQIAELENYMDSVRKSLDSVGAKLHIEAANVPVGLGEPVFDRLDAEIAYAMMGINAVKGVEIGAGFGSVVQRGSEHGDELTPQGFLSNHSGGILGGISTGQDIHVNIAIKPTSSIATPRRSIDINGNPVELATHGRHDPCVGLRAAPIAEAMLALVLIDHALRHRAQNADVVVDTPDIAK, from the coding sequence ATGGCAGGCAACACTTTCGGACAACTCTTCACCGTTACCACCTTCGGCGAAAGCCACGGCGCAGGTTTGGGCTGCATCATCGACGGCTGCCCGCCCGGACTGGCATTGGCCGAATCAGACATCCAAGCCGACCTCGACCGGCGCAAACCCGGCACCAGCCGCCACGTTACCCAACGCCGCGAAGCCGACCAAGTCGAAATCCTCTCCGGCGTCTTCGAAGGCAAAACCACCGGCACACCCATCGCCCTCTTAATCCGCAATACCGACCAACGCAGTAAAGACTACGGCAACATCGCCACCAGCTTCCGCCCCGGCCATGCCGACTATACCTATTGGCACAAATACGGCACGCGCGACTACCGCGGCGGCGGCAGGAGCTCTGCCCGCGAAACCGCCGCCCGCGTTGCCGCCGGAGCCGTTGCCAAAAAATGGCTGAAAGAAAAATTCGGCACGGAAATCACCGCCTACGTCACCCAAGTCGGCGAAAAAGAAATTCAGTTTGAAGGCTACGAACACATTTCCCAAAATCCCTTCTTCGCCGCCAACCAAAGCCAAATTGCCGAGCTGGAAAACTATATGGACAGCGTACGCAAATCGTTGGATTCCGTCGGCGCGAAACTACATATCGAAGCGGCCAACGTCCCCGTCGGCTTAGGCGAACCTGTTTTCGACCGCCTCGATGCCGAAATCGCCTACGCCATGATGGGCATCAACGCCGTCAAAGGCGTGGAAATCGGCGCAGGCTTCGGCAGCGTCGTCCAACGCGGCAGCGAACACGGCGACGAACTTACCCCGCAAGGCTTCTTGTCCAACCACTCAGGCGGCATCCTCGGCGGCATCAGCACCGGACAAGACATCCACGTCAACATCGCCATCAAGCCCACCAGCTCCATCGCCACCCCGCGCCGCAGCATAGACATCAACGGCAACCCCGTCGAACTTGCCACCCACGGCAGACACGACCCCTGCGTCGGTCTGCGCGCCGCCCCCATCGCCGAAGCCATGCTCGCGCTCGTGCTTATCGACCACGCCCTGCGCCATCGCGCACAAAATGCCGACGTAGTTGTCGATACGCCCGATATTGCCAAATAG
- a CDS encoding type 1 secretion protein gives MNIKTTPSTQHIHGVSTSAYTVNTNNGTYIRSNISRTLAAGEKNLILEGDANIFGAGNNGDNILIGNSGRNRLNSGRGNDTVYGGGGDDTINGGEGFDLLFGEDGDDTLNGEAGDDVLNGGTGNDTYIFNAAGGRDTIVDTEGSNRVRFTGGLRAEDLTIMAVTNNEGGQDWKISINNTDSVLTISNQYTAGSSVPSIHQFIFDSGVLDVAEFIRATKANIETAKPQNLTINGTDSDDVLNGSDGNDTIDGKAGADTMSGGWGDDTYYVDNVKDVIIEKKDAGTDTVISSVSYTAATNVENVTLTGNANIFGAGNNNDNILTGNAGHNRLNSGRGNDTVYGMGGNDNLNGGDGDDYLDGGEGNDNINGDAGNDTLIGGKGKDTLKGGAGNDTYIFSDDDTIIDNQGNNTLRFSDDLRIKDLKISINDNAQGGKDWLITSANGSALIRDQISSDGKVAIGRFELLGETYTHGSLLKAVANSKKQGSTITGTARDDILTGTEQNDTIDSGIDGRDRLYGLGGDDILRDSGTSYFGNERDDELYGGDGNDKLYADVGDDYLDGGAGDDHLEGGQHRDTYVFGKGYGHDTIFDYNFNLDPEFNPNGMQNANTVKFTGGLTLDDLEISMTQGYDKSGIDHIPSDSEFIIIPRLNGDTWNISIKGTNDVLTIKNQSGIYGAISEFQFDSKTYTVGEIIEHFGLNVPHFDKAGNLVHDLTDKIDWYGVDQRGYNRVVYGSADNDTADFSDVIGKVTFYGGKGEDIITLGRYNVIDGGAGNDAIFDSGHSVKNTIMLGKESGHDTLHNIRTEADTTVLFSGNLTIKDVELTTGKDWVVKLKGSNNALTIKDMVHSPSGHDTVDTFKFEGGESYTTAQFLKALGMDSTVNYGLI, from the coding sequence ATGAATATTAAAACAACTCCTTCAACACAGCACATTCACGGTGTATCTACCTCGGCATATACGGTAAATACCAATAACGGGACCTACATCCGCAGCAATATCAGCCGCACGCTTGCTGCCGGAGAAAAAAATCTAATTCTAGAAGGTGATGCCAATATCTTCGGAGCAGGGAATAACGGGGATAACATACTTATTGGCAACAGCGGACGTAACCGTCTTAATAGCGGACGCGGCAATGATACCGTTTACGGCGGTGGTGGCGATGACACCATCAACGGTGGGGAAGGCTTTGATTTACTGTTCGGTGAAGATGGCGACGATACATTAAACGGGGAAGCCGGTGACGATGTACTTAACGGTGGTACAGGTAACGATACTTACATTTTCAATGCGGCAGGCGGCAGGGATACCATCGTCGATACCGAGGGAAGCAACCGCGTCCGCTTTACCGGAGGCTTGCGTGCCGAAGATTTGACCATAATGGCTGTTACTAACAATGAAGGCGGGCAGGATTGGAAAATCTCCATTAATAACACAGATTCCGTACTAACCATCAGCAACCAATATACTGCCGGAAGCAGTGTTCCTTCCATCCATCAATTTATTTTTGACAGTGGTGTTTTGGACGTAGCCGAATTTATCCGTGCAACAAAAGCCAATATTGAAACAGCGAAACCACAAAACCTGACCATTAATGGAACCGATTCAGACGACGTTTTAAATGGTAGTGATGGCAATGACACTATTGACGGCAAAGCTGGTGCCGACACGATGAGCGGAGGATGGGGGGACGATACTTATTATGTTGATAATGTCAAGGATGTCATTATCGAAAAGAAAGATGCAGGTACCGATACCGTAATCAGCAGTGTTTCCTACACAGCAGCAACCAATGTTGAAAACGTTACCTTGACCGGCAATGCCAATATCTTCGGCGCAGGCAACAACAACGACAATATCTTGACCGGCAATGCCGGACACAACCGTCTCAACAGCGGGCGCGGCAACGATACCGTTTACGGCATGGGTGGAAATGACAACCTTAACGGCGGTGATGGTGATGATTACCTGGATGGTGGCGAAGGGAACGACAACATCAATGGCGACGCAGGCAACGACACTTTAATCGGCGGCAAAGGAAAAGATACCCTAAAAGGCGGCGCAGGTAACGACACCTATATTTTCAGCGACGATGATACGATTATCGACAATCAAGGAAACAACACTTTGCGTTTTTCAGACGACCTCCGTATCAAAGACCTCAAAATCAGCATCAATGACAACGCACAAGGCGGGAAAGACTGGTTGATTACGTCCGCAAACGGCTCCGCATTGATTCGGGACCAAATCAGCTCAGACGGCAAAGTTGCTATCGGACGTTTTGAACTGCTCGGCGAAACCTATACCCACGGATCCCTGCTCAAAGCTGTTGCCAATTCAAAGAAACAAGGTTCGACCATCACCGGCACAGCAAGAGACGACATCCTTACCGGTACAGAGCAAAACGATACCATCGACAGCGGAATCGACGGACGCGACCGTCTGTACGGACTAGGCGGAGATGACATATTGCGTGATAGCGGAACAAGCTATTTCGGTAATGAACGCGATGACGAACTCTACGGCGGCGACGGCAATGATAAATTGTATGCCGACGTCGGTGATGATTATCTGGACGGCGGCGCCGGCGATGACCATCTAGAAGGCGGACAACACAGAGATACTTACGTCTTTGGTAAAGGATACGGACACGATACCATCTTTGACTACAATTTCAATCTTGATCCCGAATTCAACCCAAACGGAATGCAAAACGCCAATACCGTTAAATTTACCGGCGGTCTGACTTTGGATGATTTAGAAATTTCGATGACCCAAGGCTATGACAAATCCGGCATTGATCATATCCCTTCCGATTCCGAATTCATTATTATTCCCCGTCTGAACGGCGATACTTGGAACATTTCAATCAAAGGGACAAACGATGTCCTGACTATTAAAAACCAATCCGGCATTTACGGCGCAATCAGCGAATTCCAGTTTGATTCCAAAACCTATACCGTTGGCGAAATCATTGAGCATTTCGGTCTGAATGTGCCTCACTTTGACAAAGCCGGTAACCTTGTCCACGACCTTACCGATAAAATTGACTGGTATGGTGTTGACCAGAGGGGATACAACCGCGTTGTTTACGGATCGGCTGATAACGATACTGCGGACTTTTCAGACGTGATCGGTAAAGTTACCTTCTACGGTGGCAAAGGAGAAGATATTATCACCTTAGGAAGATACAACGTCATTGACGGCGGTGCGGGTAATGATGCCATTTTTGACTCCGGACACTCGGTTAAAAATACCATTATGTTAGGAAAAGAAAGCGGACACGATACATTGCACAATATCCGTACAGAAGCAGATACTACCGTTCTCTTCTCAGGAAATTTAACGATTAAAGATGTCGAATTGACCACAGGCAAAGACTGGGTTGTGAAGCTGAAAGGTTCAAATAACGCATTGACTATCAAGGATATGGTTCATTCCCCATCCGGTCATGATACGGTTGACACCTTTAAATTTGAAGGTGGCGAAAGCTATACCACTGCCCAATTCCTGAAAGCTTTAGGTATGGATAGTACCGTCAATTACGGCTTGATTTAA
- a CDS encoding osmoprotectant transport activator ProQ, with amino-acid sequence MTQETALGAALKSAVQTMSKKKQTDMIADHIYGKYDVFKRFKPLAVGIDQDLVAALPQYDPVLIARVLANHCRRPRYLKALARGGKRFDLNNRFKGEVSAEEQAIAQQHPFVQQALAEQAERQAAKQAAKTEAVEAEQVGAAVETEETAQNNAE; translated from the coding sequence ATGACACAAGAAACCGCTTTGGGCGCAGCTTTGAAATCCGCCGTCCAAACCATGAGCAAGAAAAAACAGACCGACATGATTGCCGATCACATCTACGGCAAATACGACGTCTTCAAACGATTCAAACCGCTGGCCGTCGGCATCGACCAAGACCTTGTTGCTGCGCTGCCCCAATATGATCCTGTCCTGATTGCCCGCGTCCTCGCCAACCATTGCCGCCGCCCCCGCTACCTTAAAGCCTTGGCGCGCGGTGGAAAACGTTTTGATTTGAACAACCGCTTCAAAGGCGAAGTCAGCGCGGAAGAACAAGCCATCGCCCAACAGCATCCGTTTGTCCAGCAGGCTTTGGCAGAACAAGCCGAGCGCCAAGCGGCCAAACAGGCAGCGAAAACTGAGGCAGTAGAAGCCGAACAAGTCGGCGCAGCAGTCGAAACTGAAGAAACGGCACAAAACAACGCCGAATAA